One genomic segment of Macaca fascicularis isolate 582-1 chromosome 19, T2T-MFA8v1.1 includes these proteins:
- the GIPR gene encoding gastric inhibitory polypeptide receptor isoform X1 codes for MTTSPILQLLFRLSLWGLLLRRAETGSEGQTAGELYQRWERYRRECQETLATAEPPSGLACNGSFDMYVCWNYAAPNATARASCPWYLPWHHHVAAGFVLRQCGSDGQWGLWRDHTQCENPEKNEAFLDQRLILERLQVMYTVGYSLSLATLLLALLILSLFRRLHCTRNYIHINLFTSFTLRAAAILSRDRLLPRPGPYLGDQALVLWNQALAACRTAQIVTQYCVGANYTWLLVEGVYLHSLLVIVGGSEEGHFRYYLLLGWGAGSATKSRPFGGLYGPPSS; via the exons ATGACTACCTCTCCGATCCTGCAGTTGCTGTTCCGGCTCTCACTGTGGGGGCTGCTGCTCCGGAGGGCGGAG acAGGCTCTGAGGGGCAGACGGCGGGGGAGCTGTACCAGCGCTGGGAACGGTACCGCAGGGAGTGCCAGGAGACCTTGGCAACCGCGGAACCGCCTTCAG GCCTCGCCTGTAACGGGTCCTTCGATATGTACGTCTGCTGGAACTATGCTGCACCCAACGCCACTGCCCGTGCCTCCTGCCCCTGGTACCTGCCCTGGCACCACCACG TGGCTGCAGGTTTTGTCCTCCGCCAGTGTGGCAGTGATGGCCAATGGGGACTTTGGAGAGACCACACACAATGTGAGAACCCAGAGAAGAATGAGGCCTTTCTG GACCAAAGGCTCATCTTGGAGCGGCTGCAGGTCATGTACACCGTCGGCTACTCCCTGTCTCTCGCCACACTGCTGCTAGCCCTGCTCATCTTGAGCTTGTTCAG GCGACTACATTGCACTAGAAACTATATCCACATCAACCTGTTCACGTCTTTCACACTGCGAGCGGCGGCGATTCTCAGCCGGGACCGTCTACTGCCTCGACCTGGCCCCTACCTTGGGGACCAGGCCCTTGTGCTGTGGAACCAG GCCCTCGCTGCCTGCCGCACGGCCCAGATCGTGACCCAGTACTGCGTGGGTGCCAACTACACGTGGCTGCTGGTGGAGGGCGTCTACTTGCACAGTCTCCTGGTGATCGTGGGAGGCTCCGAGGAGGGCCACTTCCGCTACTACCTGCTCCTCGGCTGGG GTGCTGGGAGCGCAACGAAGTCAAGGCCATTTGGTGGATTATACGGACCCCCATCCTCATGA